The genomic interval TGCGGTGAATGCCACGCGCCCGATGGCAAACGTACCGGCACCATCATTCCGGTGGCAGAAGTGGGCACCGACCGGCACCGGGTGGATATGTGGACAGCGCAGGCTGCCAAACGCTACAACGCCTATCAAAAAGAATATGACTGGGGAATGGATCACTTCCAGGACGTGGATGGCTATGTCTCCGTGTTGCTCGATGGACTCTGGCTGCGCGGCCCTTATTTGCACAACGGCTCAGTGCCCACGGTGCGGGACTTGCTCAATCCACCCGCACTGCGGCCGGCGACCTTCTACCGGGGCTATGACTTGATTGACGCAGTCAAATTAGGTTTTGTGTCGCACGGAGAACAGGCCCAGCGCCAGGGATTCTTTTATGACACCCGCATCCCCGGCAACGGCAACCAAGGCCACGTTTATGGCACCGGCTTGGCGGCGGCGGACAAAGCGGCCCTGCTGACCTATTTAAAAACCCTGTAACGGAGACTTATCATGGAACATATCATTATCGGTATACACGGTCTTTCCAATAAACCCCCGGCGGAGGCTTTGATGCAAGGCTGGGAAGTGGCCATGCTGGAAGGATTACAAAAAAACACCGGCACCAATTTAAATCCCGAGGATTTGAATTTTATTTCGGTGTACTGGGCGGATGTCATGTACGATCAACCGGACGATAATGCGGAACTTTACCGTCAAGCTCTGCCAGGGACTCTCAGGCGCTACCGGGATAACTGGTGGGACCGGTTCCGCGCCTGGGCCAGCAGCAGCATCGATGATGTTATTGACCGCTGGCGGCAGGAGTACGGCGTCGACGAGGTAGCCGAGGAGGTATTGCGGCTGAAACTGCGGGATTTATCCCGTTACTACGAAGAGCCGCAGATCAATTCCCGGTTGCAAGCCCGGCTGAGCGATCAAATTCTCGAGCATAGAAACCGGCGTATCATCGTGATTGCCCATTCCATGGGCTCCATCATCGCCTACGATGTCCTCCATCAACTGCAACATAATCCAGCCATAGCCATCGACCATTTCATCACTATCGGTTCCCCCTTGGGGCTGCCTTATGTGAAGGCCAAAGCGATTGAAGCCAACGACGGACCGCCGCGGACCCCGGAAAATGTCAAAGCCTGGGTCAATTTCGCCGACCGCCGGGACCCCGTCTCCATCGACACCCACTTGTCCGATGATTACGGCGCCAATCAAGAAGGCATCCGGGTTCAAGACGATTTGGTTATGAATGACTGGGGCGGCATCCATCATAAATCCTATGGCTACCTGCGAACGCCGGAATTTTCCGACTATTTGCAAAAGGCTCTGGGGTAACAAAAAAGCATGACTTTTTGCATTCCGAACGGGTTTGTGATAATCCTATTCCCGAGGATTTCAGTCAACTTTAGGAGGGAGAATCATGTTAGAAAAAAACCAACCGGCCCCGGCATTCAGCGCCCCCAACCAGGATGGCAATACCGTTTCCCTTTCCGATTATCTGGGTAAAAAAAACGTGGTGCTGTACTTTTATCCCAAGGACGATACCCCAGGCTGCACCATCGAGGCCAATGATTTCACCAAACTGGCGGACGAATTCGCCAAATACAACACCGCCGTCATCGGCGTCAGCAAGGATACCTGCGAAAGCCACCGGCAGTTCGTCGATAAATACAACCTCAATGTGGAACTTTTGGCCGATACCGATGGCAAGATCTGCGAGGCTTACGACGTCTGGCGGGAAAAAGAAAAAGACGGCGTAAAAAAAATGGCAATCTGGCGTTCCACATTCATCATCGACAAAAACGGGAATATCGCCTATGCCGAGTATCTGGTGGAACCCAAAGGCCACGCGGAAAAAATCCTGGAACAAGTCAAAAATCTTTGAGCGGGTGTTCCCATGAACGACAAGGAACTCGCCGCCAGGCACGCGGTTGAACTCGTTGAAGATGGGATGGTGGTAGGTCTAGGCACGGGATCTACCGCCAATTGCTTCATCGAAGCCTTGGCCAAACGTTACCAAGAAGAAAAGCTTCGTGTAACGACGGTAGCCAGTTCCGTGGTCAGTACCATCAAAGCTCAACAGTTGGGGCTGCCCCTGGCGGCGATGGAACACCTCGCCCGCATCGATTTATATGTGGACGGCGCCGACGAAGTCGCCCCGGACCTGACGCTGCTCAAGGGACGGGGTTACGATTTGGTCAAGGAAAAACTGCTGGCGCGGGCCAGCGATCAATTTCTGGTATTGATTGATCCAAGCAAACAGGT from Methylothermaceae bacteria B42 carries:
- a CDS encoding alkyl hydroperoxide reductase, yielding MLEKNQPAPAFSAPNQDGNTVSLSDYLGKKNVVLYFYPKDDTPGCTIEANDFTKLADEFAKYNTAVIGVSKDTCESHRQFVDKYNLNVELLADTDGKICEAYDVWREKEKDGVKKMAIWRSTFIIDKNGNIAYAEYLVEPKGHAEKILEQVKNL
- a CDS encoding ribose-5-phosphate isomerase → MNDKELAARHAVELVEDGMVVGLGTGSTANCFIEALAKRYQEEKLRVTTVASSVVSTIKAQQLGLPLAAMEHLARIDLYVDGADEVAPDLTLLKGRGYDLVKEKLLARASDQFLVLIDPSKQVSRIGEKFPIPVEVIPFAWQMVKCQLEKLGGQGNLRKTANQDGFVVTAHGSLVLDMTFPAELDSRTLNQALNETPGVVEHGIFQNLASAVIMGKDGKVEILRG